A genomic region of Bernardetia sp. ABR2-2B contains the following coding sequences:
- the eno gene encoding phosphopyruvate hydratase: MAQIQHIHARQILDSRGNPTIEVDLHTSKGNMGRAAVPSGASTGKHEAVELRDNDSSAFLGKGVLQAVKHVNEIIAPELIGFSVFDQNTVDKLMLEIDGTPNKSKLGANAMLGISLALSKAAAKEANLPLYRYIGGVNANTLPLPMMNILNGGSHADNAIDFQEFMIMPVGAKRFSDSLRMGTEIFHHLKTVLKKNGLSTNVGDEGGFAPNLRSNVEAIEVVLQAIEAAGYKAGQDVFIALDAASSEFYDAKEKVYHFHKSTGDKLTSDQMAEYWADWCKQYPILSIEDGMDEDDWNGWQKLTQLVGDRVQLVGDDLFVTNVKRVQEGIEKQVANSVLIKVNQIGTLTETINTVNLAHRNEYKTVMSHRSGETEDHTIADLAVALNTGQIKTGSASRSDRMAKYNQLLRIEEELGEAAYFPGLDF, translated from the coding sequence ATGGCTCAAATTCAGCATATTCACGCACGTCAGATTTTAGATTCAAGAGGAAACCCAACTATTGAAGTAGATTTGCATACTTCAAAAGGAAATATGGGACGTGCAGCCGTTCCCTCTGGCGCATCAACAGGAAAACACGAAGCTGTCGAACTTAGAGATAATGATTCATCTGCATTTTTAGGAAAGGGAGTTCTACAAGCTGTAAAACATGTAAATGAAATTATTGCACCCGAACTAATTGGTTTTTCAGTTTTTGACCAAAATACTGTTGATAAATTAATGCTGGAAATTGATGGAACACCAAACAAATCAAAGTTAGGCGCAAATGCAATGCTCGGTATTTCTTTGGCTCTTTCAAAGGCTGCTGCAAAAGAAGCAAATCTTCCTTTGTATCGTTATATAGGTGGCGTAAATGCAAATACACTTCCTTTGCCAATGATGAATATTTTGAATGGAGGTTCACATGCCGATAACGCTATTGACTTTCAAGAGTTTATGATTATGCCTGTTGGAGCAAAGCGTTTTTCAGATTCGTTGAGAATGGGAACAGAAATTTTTCATCACTTAAAAACTGTCTTGAAGAAAAATGGACTTTCTACTAACGTAGGCGACGAGGGTGGTTTTGCGCCAAATCTTCGTTCGAATGTAGAAGCTATTGAAGTAGTCTTACAAGCCATTGAAGCAGCAGGTTATAAAGCTGGACAAGATGTTTTTATTGCTCTTGATGCTGCCAGTTCAGAATTTTATGATGCAAAAGAAAAAGTATATCACTTCCATAAATCAACTGGCGACAAACTCACATCTGACCAAATGGCTGAATATTGGGCAGATTGGTGTAAGCAATACCCTATTTTATCAATTGAGGATGGAATGGATGAAGATGACTGGAACGGTTGGCAAAAACTTACACAATTGGTTGGAGATAGAGTTCAATTAGTTGGCGATGACCTTTTTGTAACGAATGTAAAACGAGTACAGGAAGGAATTGAAAAGCAAGTTGCAAATTCTGTTTTGATAAAAGTAAATCAAATTGGAACACTTACAGAAACAATAAATACTGTAAATCTTGCTCATAGAAACGAATACAAAACTGTTATGTCGCACAGAAGTGGCGAAACAGAAGACCATACTATTGCAGATTTGGCAGTTGCACTCAATACAGGACAAATCAAAACAGGTTCGGCTTCTCGCTCTGACCGTATGGCAAAATATAATCAACTTCTAAGAATTGAAGAAGAATTAGGAGAAGCAGCTTATTTCCCTGGATTAGATTTTTAG
- a CDS encoding nucleotidyltransferase domain-containing protein, translating into MINLETLKKENLILLEALAGSKAYGTDLPTSDTDIKGIFILPKEKFYALEYVPQVSDEKNDIVFYEIKRFIELLSKNNPSAIEIFHTAKEDIFHKNPILDLIKSEDILSKMCRDTFAGYALTQIKKAKGLKKKIFNPMPKERKKVLDFCYILDNQANGKGSISLQKWLKTNDYKQENCGLSSINHIKNTYLLFYHNQKTDFYYKGILKNIDSNEVSLSSIPKGEKPIAYLYFNKEGYAAHCKEYKQYWEWVEKRNDTRYENTLEHGKNYDAKNMMHTFRLLDMAIEILEQKKVFVKRPNREELLKIRSGFFTYEELLKKADKKIEILEKAYQNSTLPEYPNVENLEKTLIEIRSKFYSK; encoded by the coding sequence ATGATAAACCTAGAAACACTAAAAAAAGAAAATCTAATCCTCCTAGAAGCACTTGCAGGAAGCAAAGCCTACGGAACAGATTTACCCACTTCGGACACAGATATAAAAGGGATTTTTATTCTACCCAAAGAAAAATTTTATGCTTTAGAGTATGTTCCACAAGTGAGCGATGAGAAAAACGATATTGTTTTTTATGAAATAAAGCGTTTTATAGAACTTTTATCAAAAAATAATCCGTCTGCGATTGAGATTTTTCATACTGCAAAAGAAGATATTTTTCACAAAAATCCGATTCTTGACCTTATAAAGTCGGAAGATATTTTATCAAAAATGTGTAGAGATACCTTTGCAGGTTATGCCCTTACACAAATCAAAAAAGCAAAAGGATTAAAGAAGAAAATTTTTAATCCAATGCCGAAAGAACGAAAAAAGGTATTAGATTTTTGTTATATTTTAGATAATCAAGCAAACGGAAAGGGGAGTATTTCTCTTCAAAAATGGCTCAAAACAAACGATTACAAACAAGAGAATTGTGGACTTTCATCAATAAATCATATCAAAAATACATATTTACTTTTTTATCATAATCAAAAAACGGATTTTTATTATAAAGGAATTTTGAAAAACATCGATTCGAACGAAGTTAGTTTGAGTAGTATTCCGAAAGGAGAAAAACCGATTGCTTATTTATATTTCAATAAAGAAGGTTATGCAGCCCATTGCAAAGAATACAAACAATATTGGGAGTGGGTAGAAAAGCGAAACGATACACGCTATGAAAATACACTTGAACACGGAAAAAATTACGATGCAAAAAATATGATGCACACCTTTCGTCTTTTAGATATGGCGATTGAGATTTTAGAACAAAAAAAAGTGTTTGTAAAACGCCCTAATAGAGAAGAGTTATTAAAAATACGAAGTGGTTTTTTTACGTATGAAGAGTTACTAAAAAAAGCCGATAAAAAAATAGAAATTCTAGAGAAAGCCTATCAAAATTCTACTTTACCAGAGTATCCAAATGTCGAAAATTTAGAAAAAACTTTGATTGAAATCAGAAGCAAATTTTATTCAAAGTAA